The Acidimicrobiia bacterium genome window below encodes:
- a CDS encoding LppX_LprAFG lipoprotein, producing the protein MINRIPLLILLATALLAAACSGNDDVLDPDAVIALSVERMAAVESVRFLLERSGVPVFIDDDNILEFTSAEGRFASPDSTDALLTVRAIGIPTQVGAVQIGADTWITNPITGSWEDAPAGFTFDVATLFDPAQGWSELLSGGLTNVHFVAEEDLDGELLAHFRVTAPADRIEQVTAGMVRGQAVDGDLWIETSTGEIRELSFTTDMADGVTKWSLRMTEYGTAVEITAPDLDG; encoded by the coding sequence ATGATCAACCGGATCCCACTGCTCATCTTGCTGGCCACCGCGCTTCTCGCCGCCGCCTGCTCGGGAAACGATGATGTGTTGGATCCGGACGCCGTCATCGCGTTGTCGGTCGAACGAATGGCCGCCGTCGAAAGCGTGCGGTTCTTGCTGGAACGCAGCGGCGTTCCCGTCTTCATCGACGACGACAACATCCTCGAATTCACATCGGCCGAAGGACGGTTCGCCTCCCCGGATTCAACCGACGCACTCTTGACCGTACGCGCCATCGGTATCCCGACCCAGGTTGGCGCCGTCCAGATTGGAGCGGACACCTGGATCACCAACCCCATCACCGGATCGTGGGAGGACGCTCCGGCCGGCTTCACATTCGATGTGGCGACACTGTTCGACCCGGCGCAAGGGTGGTCGGAACTCCTCAGCGGCGGATTGACGAACGTCCACTTCGTCGCTGAAGAGGATCTCGATGGTGAACTGCTCGCCCATTTCAGAGTCACCGCCCCCGCCGATCGCATCGAGCAAGTCACAGCCGGCATGGTGCGCGGCCAGGCGGTCGACGGCGACTTGTGGATTGAGACGTCCACCGGTGAAATCCGGGAACTGTCGTTCACAACCGATATGGCAGACGGTGTCACGAAATGGAGCCTGCGGATGACCGAGTACGGGACCGCGGTCGAGATCACCGCTCCCGATCTCGATGGGTGA
- a CDS encoding MFS transporter yields the protein MGERRPSPFSILAVVGFGIFIAADDLTVVSTMLRPIIGDLGIILPDGLDDAAWIVNAYLIAYVAVMPFMGRLSDIVGRRKVYIGGLVVFLIGSIWVPLTHSLPTFLAARVLTALGGGALVPVGMAVVSDVYTGRRRARALGSLGAIDTLGWVWGPLYGAMLVRFLSWRWQFWLNIPLTLLGIGAAWWALKEHDEVVRRSRIDWAGAGALTVALISLDLALLDSAQIQSVTGLEELTGAPGGGLRWLFGVAAAAIVAFVVIQRRTEDPLIDFRVFRGRTAVAAVVINFLVGAILVIAMVDVPLFVNVIEVDVERSAVIAGWVLSALTAAMAVAAYLGGRLAERYSYRPPIITGLVFAMVGFGLMGTGWTADTSYVAMAWQLALLGAGFGLVIAPTAAAVVDAATADRRGTAAGLVMVLRLIGLSVGLAGLTAWGLHRYGDLRDTIELPPITDPTYSSVLARAQVELTTMALSETFLAAAVVAALGLGVGLAMKKNSHDELRD from the coding sequence ATGGGTGAGCGGCGGCCGTCGCCATTCTCGATCCTGGCAGTTGTCGGTTTCGGGATCTTCATCGCCGCCGACGATCTGACGGTCGTCTCGACGATGCTCCGGCCGATCATCGGCGACCTCGGCATCATCCTGCCGGACGGGCTCGATGATGCAGCCTGGATCGTCAACGCCTACCTGATCGCCTATGTGGCGGTGATGCCGTTCATGGGCAGACTCAGCGACATTGTCGGCCGTAGGAAGGTCTATATCGGCGGGCTGGTTGTGTTCCTGATCGGGTCGATCTGGGTGCCGCTGACCCACAGTCTTCCCACCTTCCTGGCCGCACGTGTGCTCACCGCCCTGGGCGGCGGCGCCCTCGTCCCCGTTGGGATGGCGGTTGTCAGCGACGTCTACACCGGCCGGCGACGGGCGAGGGCGCTCGGGTCGCTCGGCGCCATCGACACACTCGGATGGGTATGGGGCCCCCTGTACGGCGCCATGCTCGTTCGCTTCCTGTCGTGGCGGTGGCAGTTCTGGCTCAACATCCCGCTCACGCTCCTCGGGATTGGCGCCGCCTGGTGGGCCCTGAAGGAGCACGATGAGGTCGTTCGCCGATCTCGCATCGACTGGGCAGGGGCGGGAGCGCTGACGGTTGCACTGATTTCTCTCGACCTGGCTTTGCTGGACTCCGCGCAGATCCAGAGCGTGACCGGGCTCGAGGAGTTGACCGGCGCTCCCGGCGGCGGCTTGCGCTGGTTGTTCGGTGTGGCAGCCGCCGCCATCGTGGCGTTTGTGGTGATCCAGCGGAGGACGGAGGACCCGCTCATCGACTTCCGGGTGTTCCGGGGTCGGACTGCGGTGGCCGCCGTAGTCATCAACTTCCTGGTCGGGGCGATCCTGGTGATCGCCATGGTCGACGTCCCGCTGTTCGTCAACGTCATAGAGGTCGACGTCGAGCGTTCGGCGGTGATCGCCGGATGGGTGTTGAGTGCTCTAACGGCCGCCATGGCGGTGGCCGCATATCTCGGGGGGCGCCTGGCCGAGCGATACTCCTACCGACCACCGATCATCACCGGATTGGTCTTCGCCATGGTTGGTTTCGGTCTGATGGGGACGGGATGGACGGCCGACACCTCCTACGTCGCCATGGCCTGGCAGCTGGCACTGCTGGGGGCGGGCTTCGGCCTGGTGATCGCACCCACCGCCGCCGCCGTCGTCGACGCCGCTACGGCGGACCGGAGGGGAACTGCCGCCGGTCTCGTCATGGTGTTGCGATTGATCGGTCTCAGCGTTGGACTGGCCGGCTTGACCGCCTGGGGTCTCCACCGCTACGGCGACCTGCGGGACACGATCGAGCTTCCGCCGATCACGGACCCGACCTATTCGTCGGTGCTGGCCAGAGCGCAGGTAGAGCTGACCACGATGGCGCTGTCCGAGACCTTTCTGGCGGCAGCCGTCGTCGCCGCGCTGGGACTTGGAGTCGGGCTGGCAATGAAAAAGAACTCGCACGATGAGCTGCGCGACTGA
- a CDS encoding DinB family protein: MFGPAQFVRAFARNVSIIQMQSEGLTHQDSLIQTPYNVNCLNWVVGHLVTGRDDLLLAVRASAVWSEETKERYLRESEPILEDGPGVLPFSDLLDALAETQRRIEQSVGALTEQQMAVEALIGDRPVSLASRLRFFYFHDTYHTGQTEILRQFAGANDKVI, from the coding sequence ATGTTCGGTCCGGCACAGTTCGTTCGTGCGTTTGCCCGCAACGTATCCATAATCCAGATGCAATCAGAAGGATTGACGCACCAGGACAGTCTGATCCAGACGCCCTACAACGTGAACTGTCTCAACTGGGTGGTGGGCCACCTGGTGACGGGACGCGATGACTTGCTGCTGGCGGTCAGGGCGTCGGCCGTATGGTCGGAAGAGACCAAAGAGCGATATCTCCGGGAGTCCGAGCCGATCCTCGAGGATGGTCCCGGTGTGCTCCCGTTCTCTGATCTGCTCGATGCCTTGGCCGAAACGCAGCGGCGGATCGAGCAGTCGGTGGGTGCTTTGACCGAACAGCAGATGGCCGTCGAGGCTCTCATTGGAGACCGGCCCGTCTCGCTGGCTTCCCGGCTGCGCTTCTTCTACTTCCACGACACCTATCACACCGGTCAGACAGAGATACTCCGCCAGTTCGCAGGCGCGAACGACAAAGTGATCTGA